The genomic segment CTTTTTCGTCGTGTCCGACCAGACCTCCGGCGGCACAACGTCCTATACCCGAAATGGCGCGTTCTCGATCGACAACGCCGGCTACCTGGTCAACAGCGGCTATTACCTCGAAGGCTGGCGCACCGATGCCGACGGCAAGATCGTCGGCGACGCATCGTCGGCGACACTGTCGCCGATCAACACCAACGTGGCCGCGACCAGCGGCAGCGCGACCACCAAGACCACCTTCGCGGCCAATCTGCCGGCGGATGCCGCAACGGGCGCGACTTATTCGAGCTCGATGACGGTGTACGATTCGCTCGGCACCGCCAACTCGATCCAAGTGACTTGGACCAAGACCGCGTCGAATGCCTGGACGGCGAGCTTCGCCAATCCGACGCTGTCGTCGAGCACCAGCACCACCACCGGTACCACCTCCGGCTCGGTGTCGCTGACGTTCAACAGTGATGGCTCACTCGCATCCACCAATCCCAGTCCGCCGACGATCTCGGTGTCCGGCTGGACCAACGGCGCTGCGAACAGCACGATCTCGCTCGATTTGGGAACGGTCGGTAAGACCAATGGCCTTACCCAATATGCATCGGGTGAAGCGACGCCGACCATCAATGTCACCAGTATTTCGTCGGATGGCCTGCCTTACGGCAAACTGAGCAGCATCGCGGTCGGCGACGACGGCACGGTCAATGCCACCTATTCTAACGGACAGACCATCGCGATCTACAAGATCGCGGTCGCGACCTTCAAGGATCCCGACGGCCTGTCGGTGAACAGCTACGGCATCTATTCGGTGACCGCGGCATCCGGTGATGCGTCGGTGCAGACGTCCGGCAGCAACGGTGCCGGCAAGATCTACGGCAGCGAGCTGGAATCCAGCACCACCGACACGTCGAGCCAATTCGCCAGCATGATCTCGGCGCAGCAAGCTTATTCGGCAGCCTCGCAGGTGATCACGACGGTGAACAAGATGTTCGACACCCTGATCTCGGCAATGAGGTAGCCGCCATGGTCACTGCCGTCAGCGATGAGACGCATCTCGAATTGCTGCTCAGCCGGCTAGCACGGCTCAAGCTGCTGTCGCAGGCAGTGGACGGCGGCGATCGCGGCCAACTGGTCGCGCTGCTGGACGAGATCGAGAAGATCAAGCGTGAGCTCGTCCGAGGCCGGGAGCGGGTCGGCAGCGAGATGGCCCGCGCGACGACGCGGACCACGGCGATCAAGGCCTACGCGCGCGGGGCAGGCGTACCCGTGCGGCGTCACTGAATTCGAACAACGGGAATGATGAAGATGGCACAGATTGGCACCCCCACGGTTTCCCCGGTGAGCGACGAGCGCGCGCTGGCGATGATCGCGCTGATCGATGACCTGATCCTGGTGATCGACGACGAGAATGTCGAACTCGCCAAGGGATTGCCCGCGTCGCGGCTGAAGCAGGTCGACGAGAAGGCGCGGCTCGCCGAGCTGTTTGAGCGCTGGGTGGCTGAATGCACTGGCGGCAATGGGGCGATCCAGGTGCAGAACCGCCAGCTGCGCGACAGACTGCTCGACCGGATTCTTCAGCTCCGTGGCGCGATGGATGAAAACCTGATGCGTCTGCGCGCTGCGATCGAAGCCAGCAATCGTCGGATCGAGGCGGTGATGCAGGCGATCCGCGAGCAACTGGCCGGCAATGCGCCGTATGGCGCCGCCGGGACGCGCACCGCCCGCGCGGTGTCGTGCGGGACCAGCCTTCGCGCCTGATCCAAGCCCAGGGAGGTTCGCGTGTCGCTCAACATCGCCCGCAGCATCGCGTTCAGCGGCCTCGCGGCGACGCAGGTCCAGATCTCAGTGACCTCGGCGAACATCTCGAATGCCGACACGACGGGCTACACCAAGAAGACGGCCGGTCAGGCCAGCAGCGTCACCGGCGGGGTCGGCACCGGCGTCACCGTCACCGGCATCACCAGCTCGGTCGACAAGCTGCTGTTGAAATCGCTGATCGCGGCGAATTCGGACCTGGGCGCGGCCGACACCACCAACAGCTACCTGACCTCGCTGCAGCAGCTCTACGGCTCCTCGACCAGCGCCACCAGTACCTCGACCGGAACCTCGCTCGCCAATACGCTGGCATCGCTGGAGTCGGCGTTGTCGTCGCTTGCGAGCACGCCGACCAGTTCGGCGCTGCAGTCCAATGTGGTCGATGCGCTCGACAGCGTGACGTCGCAATTGCGCGAGACCTCCAGCGGCATCCAGAAACTGCGGTCCAATGCCGATCAGGACATCGCTTCGGCGGTCGGCTCGGTGAACGACGATGTGCAGAAGATCGCCGATCTGAATGCGGCGATCAAACAGGCGGCGGCCGCGGGCCAGTCGACGGCGGATCTCGAAGACAAGCGCAACACCGCGCTGCAGGATCTGTCGTCTCAGATGAACATCAGCTACTACACCGCGTCGAACGGCGATCTGCAGGTCTATACCGCAACCGGTCAGGCGCTGGTCGACAGCACGGCGCATCCTTTGAGCTACACTACGACGGCGAGCGTCAGCGCCGCGACCAGCTACAGCAGCAGCGGCTTCAGCGGCATCATGCTCAATGGCGTCAATGTCACGTCGCAGATCACGTCGGGCAAAATCGGTGCACTGGTGACGCTGCGCGACCAGACGCTACCGGCCGCCCAATCGCAACTCGACGAACTGGCACAGCAGCTTGCGACCAGGCTCAATGCTGTGTCCAACAGCCAGACCACGCTGCCGCCGCCAGCGAGCCTGACTGGTACCGCCACGGTCGGCAGTTCGGACGCGTTGTCCGCGACGGGCTCGATGCGTCTCGCGGTCACCGATTCAAGCGGCAAGCTGATCTCCTATAGCGATCTCGATTTGTCGTCCTATTCGAATGTGGGTGATCTGGTGAACGCCATTAACGGCGTGTCCGGGCTGTCGGCCACGATCGATTCCAGCGGGCACCTGAAGATCGCCACGACCGCGTCCAACACAGGCGTTTCGATTGCGGGGCTCACCAGTTCGGTCGGCAGCGCCGGTGAAAGCTTCTCCGACTATTTCGGCCTCAACGATCTCGTAACCGCCACCGGGGCGTCGGACATCGCGGTCCGTAGCGATATCCTGTCCGGCAAAACGTCGCTGTCGCTGGCGACACTGTCGTCGTCGGCACTGCTCACCATCGGTAGCTCGGTGCTGTCGTCCGATGGCGCCAGCGCTGCCAGTGCGCTGTACGATGTGCTGACCGGATCGACCAGCTTCAAAGCGGTGGGGGGGCTGGCGGCCGTCACCGGCTCGTTCGCCGGCTTCGCCTCGACCATCGTTTCCAGCGTCGCGGGGAAAGCGTCGCAGGCGTCCTCGACCTACAGCGCCAAGGAGGCTGCGCAATCGACCTACGCCAATTCGCTGTCGTCGCAGTCCGGCGTCAATCTCGATGAAGAGTCGGCGCGGCTCAGCGAATTGCAGAATAAATACACTGCCGCTTCACAACTGATCCAGGCGATCAATGCGATGTTCACCGCGCTGGTCAGCGCCGTGAGCTCGACCTGACGCTGGAGCCAGCGCATGACGGTGATGCGGGTCGCGACCTTCGCGCAGTCCGGACAGATGATCGCAGACGCGCTGCGGGTGCAGTCGCGGATGGCGGAGCTGCAGATCCAGGAAGCCTCGGGCGTGAAGTCCGAGAGCTTCGCCGGCTACGGCGCCGACGCCCAGCACGTCGTCAATCTGCAGGTCGGGGTCACCCGCGCGCAGTCTTACATCGATGCGGCGACGCTGGCCGGCGGCAAAGTCCAGGTGATGTATTCGGCGGCCGGCTCGATCGCCGACATCGTAACGCAGCTCCGCTCGCAGCTCAGTGCGGCGTCGACTGGAAGCACCACCGAAGCGACCTCGGCGATCAGCTCGGCGCAGCAGATGCTGCAGCAGGTGGGGTCGCTGCTGAATACGCAATACGACGGCCAATACGTATTTGCCGGCAGTAAGACATCGACGCCGCCGGTCGATCTCAGCAGCTTTGCCTCGAGCGCCGGCAGCACCACTACCGCCGACACCAGCTATTACGTCGGCGACGATGCGACCACGTCCGTCCGCGTCAGCGCCGACCAGTCGGTGGCCTACGGCGTCAATGCCGACAACTCC from the Rhodopseudomonas palustris genome contains:
- the flgK gene encoding flagellar hook-associated protein FlgK, which gives rise to MSLNIARSIAFSGLAATQVQISVTSANISNADTTGYTKKTAGQASSVTGGVGTGVTVTGITSSVDKLLLKSLIAANSDLGAADTTNSYLTSLQQLYGSSTSATSTSTGTSLANTLASLESALSSLASTPTSSALQSNVVDALDSVTSQLRETSSGIQKLRSNADQDIASAVGSVNDDVQKIADLNAAIKQAAAAGQSTADLEDKRNTALQDLSSQMNISYYTASNGDLQVYTATGQALVDSTAHPLSYTTTASVSAATSYSSSGFSGIMLNGVNVTSQITSGKIGALVTLRDQTLPAAQSQLDELAQQLATRLNAVSNSQTTLPPPASLTGTATVGSSDALSATGSMRLAVTDSSGKLISYSDLDLSSYSNVGDLVNAINGVSGLSATIDSSGHLKIATTASNTGVSIAGLTSSVGSAGESFSDYFGLNDLVTATGASDIAVRSDILSGKTSLSLATLSSSALLTIGSSVLSSDGASAASALYDVLTGSTSFKAVGGLAAVTGSFAGFASTIVSSVAGKASQASSTYSAKEAAQSTYANSLSSQSGVNLDEESARLSELQNKYTAASQLIQAINAMFTALVSAVSST
- a CDS encoding flagellin, which translates into the protein MTVMRVATFAQSGQMIADALRVQSRMAELQIQEASGVKSESFAGYGADAQHVVNLQVGVTRAQSYIDAATLAGGKVQVMYSAAGSIADIVTQLRSQLSAASTGSTTEATSAISSAQQMLQQVGSLLNTQYDGQYVFAGSKTSTPPVDLSSFASSAGSTTTADTSYYVGDDATTSVRVSADQSVAYGVNADNSAFEQVMRVLRYVANSSSLSSGQIATALDLASSALDATASVQERLGNAASAIENASARQSDYKSFASTLASDLTSVDVAAVTAELSTYQSQLTASYSAIGKIFSLNLASYLK
- the flgE gene encoding flagellar hook protein FlgE, which encodes MSLTGALSSAISALNAQSQSLSMISDNIANSDTTGYKTTSAMFSQLVTASSSATSYASGGVTVAGRANISQQGLLAATSNATDVAIQGSGFFVVSDQTSGGTTSYTRNGAFSIDNAGYLVNSGYYLEGWRTDADGKIVGDASSATLSPINTNVAATSGSATTKTTFAANLPADAATGATYSSSMTVYDSLGTANSIQVTWTKTASNAWTASFANPTLSSSTSTTTGTTSGSVSLTFNSDGSLASTNPSPPTISVSGWTNGAANSTISLDLGTVGKTNGLTQYASGEATPTINVTSISSDGLPYGKLSSIAVGDDGTVNATYSNGQTIAIYKIAVATFKDPDGLSVNSYGIYSVTAASGDASVQTSGSNGAGKIYGSELESSTTDTSSQFASMISAQQAYSAASQVITTVNKMFDTLISAMR
- a CDS encoding flagellar protein FlgN → MAQIGTPTVSPVSDERALAMIALIDDLILVIDDENVELAKGLPASRLKQVDEKARLAELFERWVAECTGGNGAIQVQNRQLRDRLLDRILQLRGAMDENLMRLRAAIEASNRRIEAVMQAIREQLAGNAPYGAAGTRTARAVSCGTSLRA